The proteins below come from a single Ictalurus punctatus breed USDA103 chromosome 24, Coco_2.0, whole genome shotgun sequence genomic window:
- the LOC108261119 gene encoding uncharacterized protein LOC108261119 encodes MDPIPKFKRNYLLCPVCKKTWDCLSVHLHRVCMKTDPEEAIEAVVERATAEMRVLLAKGRVINYDRLGQILGSADPMSRLIEELESRFLVVTDVPPALPTTSARAEPSSSRATQPTELDSEQSESSCQRWKSSFETFQCNPGVQWTNPGRKLMAEKGLYKKHSIDHALLKGFSSFLWKDLQNPKQEVENVARFLCYMDPRAPSLEFVRQREDAAVSQGAD; translated from the exons ATGGATCCCATTCC TAAATTCAAAAGGAACTACCTTCTCTGTCCTGTCTGCAAGAAGACCTGGGACTGCCTGTCAGTGCATCTGCACAGAGTCTGCATGAAGACCGATCCTGAAGAAGCCATTGAAGCAGTAGTGGAGAGGGCGACGGCGGAAATGCGTGTGCTTCTGGCAAAAGGCAGGGTGATTAATTACGACCGGCTGGGTCAGATTTTGGGCTCTGCTGACCCAATGAGCAG GCTGATTGAGGAACTGGAGAGTCGCTTTTTGGTGGTGACCGATGTGCCCCCAGCACTACCTACTACCAGTGCAAGGGCAGAGCCTTCCTCCTCCAGAGCCACACAGCCAACAGAGTTGGACAGTGAACAGTCAGAGAGCTCCTGTCAGCGGTGGAAGAGCAGTTTTGAGACCTTTCAATG TAACCCTGGTGTGCAGTGGACCAACCCGGGAAGAAAGCTGATGGCAGAGAAGGGGCTTTACAAGAAGCACTCTATCGACCATGCATTGCTGAAGGGTTTTTCGTCATTTTTGTGGAAAGACCTTCAAAACCCTAAACAGGAG GTTGAAAACGTTGCACGTTTTCTGTGTTACATGGACCCACGGGCTCCGTCCCTGGAATTtgtcagacagagagaagacGCAGCAGTTTCTCAGGGAGCTGACTGA